The genomic interval GCCGTCTTGGCGATCTGCTTGACGATGTCGGCGATCGACCGCTCGGCCTGCCCCGCCTCGTGGCGCTGGATGTACCAGGCGTTCTCGATGACGCGGGAGACGTCGAGGACGAGGCGGAGGCCGTGCCGGTCGGCCGTGGCGCGGACGGCGCGGAGGTTCGCGAGGCTGAAGGGGTGCTGCCCGTCGGCGAAGGACTGGAGGAGGACGACGGCGGCCTTCTGCTGGGACAGCAGCGAATCGAGCTTCGGGACGTCGACGTTGCCGGTGAAGACGGGCTCGTAGCGGTCGCGGACGTCGGCGATCTCGATCGCGCGGGGCGTCCAGACGTCGACGCGGCCGATCGCGTTGCTCGGGACGAGCGAGCTCTTCGGGATGATCGTCGTGACGAGGAGCTTGATCGCCCCGAGGCTGTTGTGCGTCGGGCAGACGTAGGTGTGGCCGAGGACGCGGTTCACGGCGTCGACGAGCGTGTCGAAGTTGCGCGCCCCGGCGTAGGCCTCGTCGCCGACGAGCTGACCGGCGATCTGGTCCTGGCTCATCGCGCTCGTCCCGTACGAGAGCATGTCGAACGCGACCTGAGACGGCACCAGGTTGAACGTGTTGAAGTGCGCCCGGGAGAGGTTCCTCTTGCGCTCCTCGAGGGTCGGGAAGGAGATCAGCCGGACGGTCTTGATCTTGTGGGGTTCGTGGAGAGGTGTGGTGGGCGGCACGTCTCGTCCTCCTGTCACGGGGAATCGTAGTGACGGCGACCGTCCCGGAGAATTCCAAACGTAAGGCTTTCAGCAGATTCGTTTAACATATGGCAGGAGTTTTGTCAGAAAGTGCTTCCGACCAGTAAGCTCCTCGATGCGAAGGGCTGGGCCATTCTCCGGGAGCTCCAGCTCGACGCCCGACTCAGCTTTTCCGAGCTCGGCCGCCGGGTCGGCCTCTCGACCCCCGCCGTCGCCGAACGCGTGAGGAATCTCCAGTCGGCCGGCGTCATCACGGGCTATCGGGCCGACGTCGACCCGAAGAAGCTGGGCCTGCCGATCCTGGCCATCGTGCGCCTGAACGTCGTGGGCGACGTCCTCCCGCGCGTCACGACCCTCGTCCGGGGCCTGCCGGAGGTGATCGAGTGCCACCGGGGCACCGGCGGCGACTCGTTCACGATCAAGGCCGCCGTCGCGACGGTGGCCCACCTCGAGGCCCTCATCGACCGTCTCACCCCGTTCGGCACGACGTCGACGTCGATCGTCCTCTCCTCGCCCGTGGAGAGGCGGCTCATCGAGAAACCCGTTGCCGCCCCGGCCCGAACCGCGAAGGACGCGAAGACCGGCGGGCGCTCGGGCTGAGGTCTCCTGCGGCCTCCGCCCTCAGCCCTGGCGCCCCTCGACCGCGCAGAGCAGGAGGACGGCGGCCAGCCCCAGGCGCCGGTCGAGGAGCCCGGTCGGGTCCCGGGAGAAGTCCACCGTCAGCTTCAGGACGAACGGGTTGAAGTCCTGCCTCACGGTGGCGACCTTCTCCCCCATCACCTCGATGTCGAAACTCTGGGGAACGAGGTTCGTCAGGAACCGGCGCAGGAGCGCCAGGCCCATCGAGTCCTCGCGGACGAGGCCGATCTCCTGGTCGGCGGCGTCCCGGAGGACCCACTCGTCGCGCAGGAGCGACCGCATCCCTTTCCTCTGAATCGCACCGACTCTCTCCCCCGTCTGCGAGTCCGTCACGTCGTAGGTCGCGGAAATGTCGAGGACCTTCCGCGCGTGAATCGCCAGCAGCTCCTCCCTCATGTCCTCCCCCGTGAAGAGGCGGATGTCCTCCTTCAGACGGAACGCCTTGAGCTTGGAATAGAGGACGAGCCGGCCCTCAGCGTCGTAGAAGTGGAACGCGGCTCCGGCCAGCGTGAAGACCTTGCGACGGACGAGATAGGTCGTGCTCGAGAGACGCTCGTTCATGCCGGCTCCTTCGGAAACCGCGGCAATCCGGCTGCGGTCCGCGGATCCTAACGGTTCGGGTCGGCCCCCTGGCACGGATCTTCGATAGGATGTTCTCGATGCCTCTCCGGCACGCCTTCCAGATGAGATCGCTCTTCGCCCTCGTACTCGTGACGGGGCTCCTGCCTCTCGTCGCGACGTCGTCGGCGGAGGCGATCTGCGCCGCACCGGCGGCGGCGATGCCCGCGGGCTGCTGCCCCCGGAGCGCACCGCCGGCCTGCCCGGCCTGCCCCGGAGAGGGACGGTCGCCGGCGCCTGCAGCCCCATCGCGGACGGCCACCTGCTGCGCCCTCGCCGCCCTGCCCCCGGGTGAGGCGTCGCCCGAGTCCCGGGACTCCCGCTCCCCCGAGTCGACGACCTCGGCTTCGGAGACGGTCGAGGCGGGTCCGGCACGCGCCGTTTCGGCGGTCCGGCTGACGGCCGTGAGAGAGGCTTCCCCTCCTCCCCGGCTCCTGGCCTGCACGTTCCGGAACTGACCGGCGCGGCGAGGGGCCGCTCGTCCCCCGCGCCGCGAGAGCGGACCGCACCTCCTTCTCCTGCACGACGAAACTCACCGTGAACGGCGCGAGCCGGCACGATTCACCTCACGAGATTCGAAAGAACCAAGGAGTCCTCCATGCGTCAGATCGCTTCCCTCGCCCTCGCCTTCGCCCTCTTCGCCGCCCCGGCCGCCCTCGCCGCCGACTGCGCCGGTCACGCCAGCAAGACCACGTGCTGCGCGAAGAAGGAAGGCGCGACCGCCGCCGACAAGAAGTGCGACCCCGCCACCTGCAAGGACAGCAAGAAGTGCACGCCTGAAGAGAAGGCCAAGTGCGCCGCCGACGCCGCCAAGAAGGCGGAAGCGCCGGCTGCCCCGAAGAGCTGAGCGCACCCTCGAGAGACCGTCCAGGAAGGCCCGGGGGCTTCGGCCCCCGGGCCTTTTTCCGTGTCCGGGATCACGGGCACGGCGCCCCGTCCCGCGCCGGCGGGCCTGCTCCTTCGTGATGACGCAGAGGACGACCGCCCCGGCCCGCCCCTCGTCGCGCTGCCGGGGTTTCCATCCCCGGCGCACGGGCATATGCTCACCCGTCGAGCCGGTCCGCCCGCCGGGCCGGCGCTCGACACGAAGGAGAGAACGATGGGAACCAGAGGACGCGAGATCGTCGGGATCGACGTCGACACGCTGCTGAAGATGCTCAACGCGGCCTACGCGAGCGAGTGGCTCGCGTACTACCAGTACTGGCTCGGGGCGAAGCTCATCAAGGGGCCGATGAAGGACGCGATCGCCGCGGAGCTGACGATTCACGCCACGGAGGAGCTGAGCCACGCGACGCTCCTGGCCGGCCGCATCATCCAGCTGGGCGGGACGCCCGTCCTCGACCCGCGGGAGTGGTTCGCCCAGAGCCCCTGCGCCTACGACGCCCCGAAGGACCCGTACGTCGCCGTCCTCCTCGACGAGAACATCGCCGGAGAGCAGTGCGCCATCGACACGTACAAGAAGCTCATGGACGCCACCAAGGACAAGGACATGGTCACGTACAACCTGGCGCTGACCATCCTCGAGCAGGAGGTCGAGCACGAGGAGGACCTCCAGAGCCTGAAGGAAGACCTCGACCTCCTCTTCACCCGCGGAAGCAAGTAGGGGGCGGGCCGCCCCCCGTAAGCAACCGATGCCCCGTCCGCGCTGCTGCCGCCGGATCGCCGGAGAACCTCCGGCCGGAATCTTCAAGCCCGCCGGGATCCCGGGACGTCTCCTCGAAGAGGTCGTCCTCGGACTCGACGGGCTCGAGGCCCTGCGGCTCGCCGACCTCGAGGGGCTCTACCACGAGGAGGCGGCAGCGCGGATGGGGGTCTCGAGGGCGACGTTCGGGCGGATCGTCGCGGACGCGCGGCACCGGGTCGCGGAAGCGCTCGTCCAGGGCAAGCTCCTCCGGATCGAGGGAGGGACGGTCAGTACTGCGACCGCAGAAGACCGTACATCCACTCGAGGAACTTCTGTCCGAGGGAGCGCTTCTTCCACGCGGCCAGAGTGATCTGCCGGGACTCCTGAAGATCGCGCTCGAACATCAGCTCCATCTCCGCCGCGAACCCGGTGTCGAAGACGTGGACGTTCGATTCGTAGTTCCACGAGAACGAGCGGTTCGTCAGGTTCGACGACCCGACGCTCGCCCACTTGCCGTCCACGACGAGGGTCTTGGCGTGCAGGCGCGACCGCTGGTACTCGTGAATCTCGACGCCGGCCTCGAGGAGATCGTGGTAGTCGCTTCGGCCGGCGTACCGCACGGCGGGGATGTCGGTGTGCGGCCCCGGCAGGAGGACCCGCACGCAGACGCCCCGCTTCACCGCGTCGGCGAGCGCGCGCTTGGCGGGGCCGTCCGGGACGAAGTAGGCGCTCGTGATGTCGAGCCGGCTCGTGGCGGAGCCGACCGCCACGAGGAACGAGAGGCGCGCCGGGTTCGAATCGAAGCCGGGGGTGGAATCCATGACCTGGCACACCGCCTCGCCGGCGCTCCCGTTGGAGGGATAGAGCGCCCGGCCCGCCAGCAGCTCGCCCGTCGCCTCCAGCCAGGCGCGGCCGAAGGCGGACTGGAGCTGGCGCGTCACCGGGCCCTCCACGCGCACGACCGTGTCCCGCCAGCGGGTCGGCCGGTCGGCGTCGCCGAGCCAGTCGTCGTCGATGCAGATCCCGCCCACGTAGCCGACCCGGCCGTCGACGATCAGCACCTTCCGGTGCGTCCGGAGGTGCACCTTGAGGAGCGTCGAAGCGCCGATCGGCCGGAAGTAGACGAGGGTGGCGCCGGCGTCTCGGAGGAGCTTCTCGTTCGCCTCCCCGAACCCGGACGATCCGATGGCGTCGACGAGCAGCCGGACGGCGACGCCGGCACGGGCGCGCTCGGCCAGCGCCTCGGCGAACTGGCGGCCGATCACGCCGTCGCGGTAGATGTAGGCCTCGAGGTGAATGCTCGATTCGGCCGAGGCGATCTCGCCGAGCATCGCCGGGAACGTGCCGTCGCCGTTTTCGAGGGGCCGGACGGTGTTCCCCCCGACCGGCTCGTTCCCGGACGCGAGGGTGAAGGCGGCGAGCGGGTCGGCCGTGGGCGAAGTCAGAGCCGGCCGGTAGCGCAGGCGCAGCGCCGTCGCGCAGCCCGACAGGGCCACGAGAAGGCCCGACAGGAGAAGCACGCGGAAGAGCGTTCGTCTCTGCACCCGGCCGCCGAGGATACCCGTCAGCGCCTTCGCACGGCCCTCGCCTATGCTCCCTCCGCGCCTCGCCCGGCGAGCGCCGGAGGTCGTTCCATGCCGAGATTCGCCCGCCTGCCCCTCGTCCTGCCGCTCCTCGCGCCGTGAGCGGGCCGGAATGAACATCCTGCGCCGCCTCCGCCGGACCGCCATCGGGCTCGTCTCCACCGCCGCCGTCGTCCTCGCCACGATCGTCCTGGTCCGGGCCTTCGACGCCCGGCACATGGGGCCGCTGAAGCCGTGGCAGAGGGTCGCTCCGGCCTCGGAGGTGACCGCCCGCGACCTCGACGACGCCTTCTCGATCCGGCAGTACCTCGCGCGCGAGGAGATCGTCTTCGAAGAAGTGCGGACCCGCGTCGAGTCCGTGATCGCCCCCGGGGACCGGGAGCCCGCCAACCGCTACTGGCCCGACGGGCCGCTCTCGCCTTCGCGGCTCCCGAAGGACTGGAACAGGACGTTCGAGCTCGTCCCCGAGCGGATCCGCGGCGGGGTCCTCCTCGTCCACGGCCTCACGGACGCGCCGTACAGCATGCGGCGCCTCGCGGAGATCTACCGCGACCTGGGGTTCTACGCCCTCGCCCTCCGGATGCCGGGTCACGGGACCGTCCCGGGCGCGCTCACCCGGACCGACTGGACCGACTGGGCCGCGGCCGTCCGCGTCGGGGCGCGCCACGTGAAGGCCCGCGCCGGGGAAGGGGCTCCCTTCCACATCGTCGGCTACTCGAACGGCGGGGCCCTCGCGGTCGACTACGCCCTCGACGTCCTCGACGGCGCGAAGCTCCCGAAGGCCGACCGCCTCGTCCTCGTCTCGCCGATGATCGGGGTCGGGCGCGCCGCGGGTTTCGCCCGCGTCTTCGGGCTCCTCGGCGTCTTCCCGTACTTCGAGACGTCCCGCTGGCTCGACGTCATGCCGGAGTACATCCCCTTCAAGTACGTCTCCTTCCCGGTGAACGCCGCCACGCAGACCGCGGCCCTCACGAAGGCGATCCGGGCGAAGACGACGCGCGCCGTGAAGACGAGGACGATCGGAGGCCTCCCTCCGATCCTCACGTTCGTCTCGCTCGTCGACGCGACCGTGAGAACCGACTCCACCGTCCGCGACCTCTACGACCGGCTCGGCTCGAACGGGAGCGAGCTCGTCGTCTTCGACGTGAACCGCAGTTCCGTCGTCAGGCCCTTCCTGAGGCGCCGCGAGGAGGGCCGCCTCGACCGGCTTCTCCCGCGCCGCCCGCGGCCCTACC from Holophagales bacterium carries:
- a CDS encoding Lrp/AsnC family transcriptional regulator, with protein sequence MLPTSKLLDAKGWAILRELQLDARLSFSELGRRVGLSTPAVAERVRNLQSAGVITGYRADVDPKKLGLPILAIVRLNVVGDVLPRVTTLVRGLPEVIECHRGTGGDSFTIKAAVATVAHLEALIDRLTPFGTTSTSIVLSSPVERRLIEKPVAAPARTAKDAKTGGRSG
- a CDS encoding ferritin-like domain-containing protein, which encodes MGTRGREIVGIDVDTLLKMLNAAYASEWLAYYQYWLGAKLIKGPMKDAIAAELTIHATEELSHATLLAGRIIQLGGTPVLDPREWFAQSPCAYDAPKDPYVAVLLDENIAGEQCAIDTYKKLMDATKDKDMVTYNLALTILEQEVEHEEDLQSLKEDLDLLFTRGSK
- a CDS encoding DUF134 domain-containing protein, producing MPRPRCCRRIAGEPPAGIFKPAGIPGRLLEEVVLGLDGLEALRLADLEGLYHEEAAARMGVSRATFGRIVADARHRVAEALVQGKLLRIEGGTVSTATAEDRTSTRGTSVRGSASSTRPE
- a CDS encoding cardiolipin synthase B; this translates as MQRRTLFRVLLLSGLLVALSGCATALRLRYRPALTSPTADPLAAFTLASGNEPVGGNTVRPLENGDGTFPAMLGEIASAESSIHLEAYIYRDGVIGRQFAEALAERARAGVAVRLLVDAIGSSGFGEANEKLLRDAGATLVYFRPIGASTLLKVHLRTHRKVLIVDGRVGYVGGICIDDDWLGDADRPTRWRDTVVRVEGPVTRQLQSAFGRAWLEATGELLAGRALYPSNGSAGEAVCQVMDSTPGFDSNPARLSFLVAVGSATSRLDITSAYFVPDGPAKRALADAVKRGVCVRVLLPGPHTDIPAVRYAGRSDYHDLLEAGVEIHEYQRSRLHAKTLVVDGKWASVGSSNLTNRSFSWNYESNVHVFDTGFAAEMELMFERDLQESRQITLAAWKKRSLGQKFLEWMYGLLRSQY
- a CDS encoding alpha/beta fold hydrolase, whose amino-acid sequence is MNILRRLRRTAIGLVSTAAVVLATIVLVRAFDARHMGPLKPWQRVAPASEVTARDLDDAFSIRQYLAREEIVFEEVRTRVESVIAPGDREPANRYWPDGPLSPSRLPKDWNRTFELVPERIRGGVLLVHGLTDAPYSMRRLAEIYRDLGFYALALRMPGHGTVPGALTRTDWTDWAAAVRVGARHVKARAGEGAPFHIVGYSNGGALAVDYALDVLDGAKLPKADRLVLVSPMIGVGRAAGFARVFGLLGVFPYFETSRWLDVMPEYIPFKYVSFPVNAATQTAALTKAIRAKTTRAVKTRTIGGLPPILTFVSLVDATVRTDSTVRDLYDRLGSNGSELVVFDVNRSSVVRPFLRRREEGRLDRLLPRRPRPYRLTVVTNAAAGTREVVERNVAAGREDAGVRPLGLSWPDGVYSLSHVALPFPPDDPLYGSEPALDDPFPVQLGTLQPRGERAVLTVPVEQLMRLTWNPFFPFVEERVRAWAALPVQPAEPR